One window of Amaranthus tricolor cultivar Red isolate AtriRed21 chromosome 13, ASM2621246v1, whole genome shotgun sequence genomic DNA carries:
- the LOC130797824 gene encoding flowering-promoting factor 1-like protein 2: MSGVWVFKNNGVIRLVENPQAEQEGSEQVRARRPNKVLVYLPTGQVISSYDILERILKSLGWEMYLGSDPNLIQFHRKNSIDLISLPNDFSKFNSVYMYDIVVKNPNVFQVREV; the protein is encoded by the coding sequence atgtcAGGAGTTTGGGTGTTCAAAAATAATGGAGTGATTCGATTGGTAGAAAACCCACAAGCCGAGCAAGAAGGAAGTGAGCAAGTAAGAGCAAGAAGGCCAAATAAGGTGCTGGTGTACTTGCCAACTGGGCAAGTTATCTCATCGTATGACATTCTCGAAAGAATACTTAAAAGTTTAGGGTGGGAGATGTACTTAGGTTCTGATCCAAATCTTATCCAATTTCATAGGAAGAATTCAATCGATTTAATTTCACTTCCAAATGATTTCTCTAAGTTTAATTCAGTGTATATGTACGACATTGTGGTTAAGAACCCTAATGTCTTTCAAGTTCGTGAGGTTTAG